One genomic segment of Ricinus communis isolate WT05 ecotype wild-type chromosome 3, ASM1957865v1, whole genome shotgun sequence includes these proteins:
- the LOC8275651 gene encoding exosome complex exonuclease RRP46 homolog — translation MDIDRDDGRTPNQLRPLACSRNVLNRAHGSASWCQGDTKVLAAVYGPKPGTKKNENPEKACIEVIWKPKTGQIGKVEKEYEMILKRTLQTICVLTINPNTTTSVIVQVVHDDGALLTCAINAACAALVDAGIPMKHLAVAICCCLSESGYVILDPTKLEEQKMKGFTYLVFPNSVHSVLQKESVLVEGEPMDHGIITSVTHGVMSVEEYLSCLQRGRAACAKLSDFLRRSLKLHLPSDFSKAG, via the exons ATGGATATCGATAGAGACGATGGCCGCACTCCGAACCAGCTAAGACCTTTGGCCTGTTCACGCAATGTGCTCAACCGTGCCCATGGCTCTGCTAGTTGGTGTCAAG GAGATACGAAGGTTCTAGCTGCTGTTTACGGACCTAAACCTGGAACTAAAAAGAATGAGAATCCTGAAAAGGCTTGCATTGAAGTTATTTGGAAACCCAAAACTGGACAGATTG gtaAAGTGGAAAAGGAATATGAGATGATTTTGAAGAGAACCTTGCAAACCATCTGTGTTTTGACTATCAATCCAAATACCACCACGTCAGTTATTGTTCAG GTTGTTCATGATGATGGTGCT CTTCTGACATGTGCCATAAATGCAGCTTGTGCTGCCCTGGTTGATGCTGGAATTCCTATGAAGCATCTCGCCG TTGctatttgttgttgtttatCAGAAAGTGGATATGTTATACTGGATCCCACCAAGCTGGAAGAACAG AAAATGAAGGGATTCACTTATTTAGTCTTCCCAAACTCAGTTCACTCTGTTCTACAGAAAGAGTCAGTGCTTGTAGAAGGTGAACCTATGGATCATGGGATCATTACCTCTGTTACACACGGAGTGATGTCAG TGGAAGAATATCTCAGTTGTCTGCAACGAGGGCGTGCAGCCTGTGCAAAGCTGTCTGATTTTCTTAGAAGGAGCTTAAAATTGCATCTTCCAAGTGATTTTTCTAAAGCTGGGTGA